The Drosophila biarmipes strain raj3 chromosome X, RU_DBia_V1.1, whole genome shotgun sequence genome includes the window AGCGGACCCCATTAGTTTAATATTGATCGTGGCAAAGTTTTTCGTTGCAAAACAAAGCGCAGCTATCAAAATTGAAGGCAGTGACAGAGAACATGATTGATCGAGGCTGGCAGTGTGACCAGCTCAAAAGCATAAAGTACAGTCTGTCAAAAGCATAGGGTATCGTACAACGTTTCTTGAggttttttttctaaattaataaataaactatggcacataaaagttaaaagtcagacaaataaattatttaaatacgtatatttataaaaaataaaacagcaaataacatttaaaaaaattaacttcaTCCATCAACGTACAAATtgtcaataaaataatagtagTTGTAAAATTAGGTTAGGTTTTGCtataaaatagaaaacaataaattcagATCGTTAAATAGTTTCCAAAATTAAGTAGTTAACAAatctaaaaatcaaattattaattttaatgttctacGTGATTTGATCACACTGCCTAGGAACGAATATTTCAATCTAGCATTTCAAAATGAATAGATGTAAAGAACATGCCGCTCAAGTTTTGCTGAAAAGTTCATCATTCATAATAACCGTGTGCGAGTGTTTTTGAGTGTATTTGCGTGTCCAGAACAGAATGGCGCTATTAGAAATATACTTTCaccaaatatattaaatagaaatgttaaggtagttttaatatttcacAAGATTTGCCGAATTTGGGCTTgggttttaaagctattgagGAGGGCACGGATCTGTCCTACATGaatttatatacataattGCACtggagcaaaaaaaaaaaaaaatctaaaataatattgaaaaaataaggttaatttaagaaacaaaaagtaTGGATGTGAGTCCTCTAACGATTTTTTACACGACTCTTTGTTTATACACAGTTTTATGCTTTAGATTGCAAAACTTATATGAATATCttatctaaatgttaaagaacTGTGGTAATTTTAGTAGCTAAAGgtgaaaaaaaaactaaaaacttgatgttggtttattttttttggcttgTGAAATAAGGAGTAATAATGATGGGGAAAGGATAAGGTTTTGGGAAGTTCTTTTTGGAAGAAATTTTCagggtaatttatttttgataattcCCGTATCAATGGGTGTGTGCTCACTACTGTGGTTGTGGCTATATGGCGTTGGCTACTTCTACGACTATTGGGCTACGTCTATGTGGCTACATCTACGGCTAGTTTTTGGGCTACTGCTCTGACAACTCAAATACAACTGACTCGGGTGGCACGGATGACGCTGACGGTACTCTCAGTACCTTTTGACCCCGGAAGCAGATGCCCATGATCCACTTGGAGCCGCGAGTCCGTGATCCCGTGCCTCCCGCGATCCCCGTTTCCTTGCTGTGAATGCGCGAGATGGCCGGATCCTGATTGGGATCCGTTTCCGCAGCATCAGCCTTATCCACTCGATCCCTGCTCTTTTCCCGCGCCTTGTTCTGCAGACGGGGAATCAGCCGATGCCGCTGCTGGGGCTCGTGGATCATCACAATGCTGGCGCTGCTAGGCTTTCTTCCATTTAGCCTCTTATGCGGCGGTGATATTCTGCAGATCATCAGTTTATTCATAGAGGAATCAAATTGAGGCGGCAAACTGCGGTGGGTTGGCTTACCGCTTTCCGGTGGCCAATGGATCGCCCGCCGGCTGCACCGCATCCGTATCCGGCGCCGTGTTGTAGGCACCCGAGTACATGGACGCCCTCTTCGGCGCCCATTCCGGATGACCGCGAACCGACAGTTGGGTGGCCAGACTCTTTAGCAGCACTGCTCGGACCTTCAgtaacaaaaattttaatttatatcttAAAATGGATTCTATACCGGTCTAAAGTacgttatttttaaaatattttttcattgcatacttttagatagCTTTGTTTCATTGCTTACCTCGCCATTTAGAAAGCAGTAAATGAGAGCTATAAAAAAACCCTGGAACGAGGTGAGAAAGTGGGTGCCATACGACCAGACCGCGAAATTCGTGGCCGTTTTCAGAGGAGCCAGCTGATGCAGCAGATTGGTAATACCCAAAAGTGGTAGTAGGACTATCGCTGCTCTGACGGCCTTTCGCGTCTGTTCTATATCGCTGGCCTGCGATTGGCGCAACTTCATAACAAGCACTCGTATAATATTCACCAGGAAACAAAAATTCAGCTGCGGATAGATAGTTATTAGTTTTCATAAAGATTTGGCCTGATGAAAACAGTAACCCACCAGTATAACCGCTAGTCGAGGTCCCTCTAGGATCCAATAGTATGGTGTGAGATTATAGTTCCACAAGCACTCGCCCAGCGAAGTATCCATATACATCACCGTACACCTCGCCCAAACGGTGGTCATTAGGATGGGGAAACCCCAGCCAAGTCGCGAGAAGAACTTGAGGGGAAAACTTCCCTGAAAAACGGCCACCGTCACCATGTTGTGAAGGTAGAGTCCCTCGATGAACATCCACATAAACATGGCGGTGCGAGCGTATTCCAAAAGTACATAGGAGGCCTCGCACAAATAGGGCTGGGGATCAAAAACCGGTATTAATCATTTGCCACAATCGAATCCATTTTGTAAACTTAAAACCAATCTTCAATCAatcttcaatttaaaaaactctTTTAAATTCTTACAAATTTCTTTGCTAAGCCTACCGTGTTTTCGATGACGGAGAGACTTGTGTTGGTCGCCGCCTCCTTGTTGCCCCGACGGAACTGGTCCAGATACAAGGTCAGCCGAATAATAACCTGCAGCACCATGGCGACGAAGAGGTTCTTGTGGATCTTGGTGCGGTTGTTCCGCAGGGAGCGGAATGTGCAAAAGATCAGCAGGGAGACGATCAGGGCAAACAGGGAGAGACACAGTCCCACGATCTCCAACGTTCTAGTCTTTCTGGCTATGTCTATGTAGAGCTATGGAATATACGAATGGAAAGAAAgcggaatttaaaaataaaactacacTGTTTGTGTGGCGGCAGAGAATGGGCAGAACTATAAAAATGTGCCATACAGATGAAAATCAAAGATCATAACGAAATGTAAACAATTATGCGTGTTATCGTTATGCTTCCTGGATGGACTCAACTCACATCAAAGTCCTTGCTGCCCATCTGCTGCATGAGGCGGATAATCTCCGGCTTGTAGCATGGCCCGTAATCCGTCCAGCCCGGCGGACTCACCTCGGTGGCATTTGGCCTGCTGCCCCATCGGCCGTCCAGCTCGCACTTTCGGATGGCAAATTCTGCGAATCGAAAGGGGGGTGTACTGGCGGATTAATAGCTGTAATCGAGCTTTGACACACTGACTGACAAGTGCAATTATGCCGATCGAATGGGCGACCTCGTCCAGCTGAAAAGATTGGGGCTACAAATCTAGACACGCCCGGCAAAATGAGGCCAGGGAAATTgagcactgggagaaaatatCAGATATTTTTGTGGCCCGTGCTTAAAATTAAAGGTCTTTCAGCAAGCAAAATACACTATTTATTTACACTTATTTGCAAAATCccttgtcttttttttaattttcttcagTGCccttgatttttgttttatataaaaccTGAAGTCCCTATCATTTTTTCAGTGTACATTGCCTATGGTCGTTAAATACCAATTCCCCCTTGGAGAGCGTTCAATTTAGCGGTCTTGCATATCGGAGGGGTGGGCACCATTTCGGATCGTAATTAAGCAATCGATTGGCTAGTGTTTTAAACCTTGTTAAACGGGCGAAGCTTAAGTGGAGGTATGAGCATGGAACACCTGGACAACACCCCCTGCCTTCCTGGCACTGGCCACACCCACGGCCCAGTTTCGAGGTGACCTCGTCGGGGTATATGGCATATAAAGGGTTAAACGGGGGGCTGGGGGTACCGATTGGGAGTGCGGTTGAATGGACGCGTCAGTCATGCATGTAAATATTGACATCCTTTCGATGAATACGAAATCAAGTAATTGTTTGCCGTGCAGCACTTGAACGGATTCGCAGCTAATGATCCGTATGATTGTGACCGCCAGATATGGAATTTGGATGACATGATGGCCGCAGGTTGTGCGTTTGACTTACGACTTTTAATCAGTTGACAAAAGTGGCTAGGACGATTTGGTAAGgtagtaataataatcatatcATTGAACTTTTTAGCTTTAATTAATCGGCCATTTAATTGCGTTGAAcagcttttttttaatttcccagTAAAATTTCTCGAATCACTTACTGCGCGTATCCACGCCATGAAAGCCGCCAGGACAATTCATCCGTGCTAGGACTCCGGCTGGAGTGGGTGGCCAGCAGAGCAGTGTGTCCCAGGTCCAATTGCAGTAGAGTCCTATCCaggaaatgcaataaatatataaaaaatgtatcttatattaataaatcaatattaatgtttttgAAACCTGTTTAATACAATAAATGTGGCTAAAAGTAAGCAACACAATATAACCCTTTTTCCAAATTTATgcttacatactttctgacacCTTTATGACTTGACAACTAATTATAAAGGTGTCTTACAGTAAGCCGTGCAAAAAAACGTCATCATTTGCAttgaattataaaatgttgcatactttacAAGACATTTTTagatacatttgtatatacatatagagAAAATAATTCCTACCCGTTTGTGGTAGGGTGTAATTGACAAAAAGCGACGAGCAGTTCTCAAAATTGGTGGCCGCGGCTGATGCGAGCGTTATATTCCAGGGTGCGCTGATGTTAAAATTACTGAGGACCTGGTCCGGGTCCGAATCGGGTAGAACCGCGTCCATGGCCGTGGGCTCCAGGGCCATCGTGGCCACACCGGCAACTCCATCGAGAACAAGGATTCGGGGCAATTCAGTTGTTGACGAATCGAAATCAAAATCGTGCAGGACTGGCACACGACCGGTCGGCAGAACGTGCGATGATGTCGGCTCCAGCATGGATTTGGATTCAAATGTGGTTCCAAGTGAAGAAGATGAGAGGAATCCAGGTGAACTGGACTGGCGCAGCAGGCGGGTGAAACGTTGGGCGGAAATTCCACCTCCACAGTCGAGAATGTTCGACAGGAGGGTCATTTTGCCATAGACCACATATTGAAAGTGCTGGATTAAAAAGAGTAGTATGAAGTATAATATTACagaattaaaatacaaactc containing:
- the LOC108023618 gene encoding PDF receptor isoform X2, whose product is MTLLSNILDCGGGISAQRFTRLLRQSSSPGFLSSSSLGTTFESKSMLEPTSSHVLPTGRVPVLHDFDFDSSTTELPRILVLDGVAGVATMALEPTAMDAVLPDSDPDQVLSNFNISAPWNITLASAAATNFENCSSLFVNYTLPQTGLYCNWTWDTLLCWPPTPAGVLARMNCPGGFHGVDTRKFAIRKCELDGRWGSRPNATEVSPPGWTDYGPCYKPEIIRLMQQMGSKDFDLYIDIARKTRTLEIVGLCLSLFALIVSLLIFCTFRSLRNNRTKIHKNLFVAMVLQVIIRLTLYLDQFRRGNKEAATNTSLSVIENTPYLCEASYVLLEYARTAMFMWMFIEGLYLHNMVTVAVFQGSFPLKFFSRLGWGFPILMTTVWARCTVMYMDTSLGECLWNYNLTPYYWILEGPRLAVILLNFCFLVNIIRVLVMKLRQSQASDIEQTRKAVRAAIVLLPLLGITNLLHQLAPLKTATNFAVWSYGTHFLTSFQGFFIALIYCFLNGEVRAVLLKSLATQLSVRGHPEWAPKRASMYSGAYNTAPDTDAVQPAGDPLATGKRISPPHKRLNGRKPSSASIVMIHEPQQRHRLIPRLQNKAREKSRDRVDKADAAETDPNQDPAISRIHSKETGIAGGTGSRTRGSKWIMGICFRGQKVLRVPSASSVPPESVVFELSEQ
- the LOC108023618 gene encoding PDF receptor isoform X1 yields the protein MTLLSNILDCGGGISAQRFTRLLRQSSSPGFLSSSSLGTTFESKSMLEPTSSHVLPTGRVPVLHDFDFDSSTTELPRILVLDGVAGVATMALEPTAMDAVLPDSDPDQVLSNFNISAPWNITLASAAATNFENCSSLFVNYTLPQTGLYCNWTWDTLLCWPPTPAGVLARMNCPGGFHGVDTRKFAIRKCELDGRWGSRPNATEVSPPGWTDYGPCYKPEIIRLMQQMGSKDFDLYIDIARKTRTLEIVGLCLSLFALIVSLLIFCTFRSLRNNRTKIHKNLFVAMVLQVIIRLTLYLDQFRRGNKEAATNTSLSVIENTPYLCEASYVLLEYARTAMFMWMFIEGLYLHNMVTVAVFQGSFPLKFFSRLGWGFPILMTTVWARCTVMYMDTSLGECLWNYNLTPYYWILEGPRLAVILLNFCFLVNIIRVLVMKLRQSQASDIEQTRKAVRAAIVLLPLLGITNLLHQLAPLKTATNFAVWSYGTHFLTSFQGFFIALIYCFLNGEVRAVLLKSLATQLSVRGHPEWAPKRASMYSGAYNTAPDTDAVQPAGDPLATGKRISPPHKRLNGRKPSSASIVMIHEPQQRHRLIPRLQNKAREKSRDRVDKADAAETDPNQDPAISRIHSKETGIAGGTGSRTRGSKWIMGICFRGQKDKCVMPGSQKTQQIFMTSQLPPTSTLAAVATTITTTTTTAVAAKTTIATIATIATITKSKARAKAIASSHQIPKA